Genomic segment of Streptomyces sp. NBC_01210:
TGTGCAGCGCGGGGTGCGAGGCTCGCACGGTGTCGCTCACCTGGCTGAGGGTCCGGTGTGCCCAGTAGCGCTGGGTCGTGCCGACGGGTACGTAGACGGGAGGACGCGGCTGCCACTGCCAGGCGTGCACCAGCCGCAGCGACAGGCTGCGGCGCAGAGCCTCCCGGGCCGCCCAGTGCGCGGCGGCGAGGCTCTCGGGGGATCCGTCGATTCCGGCGACGACGTGTCGATGCATGGTCCGCACCTCCTGTGCAGGGCTCCGCTTCGTGCCTTGCCGTCGAGCCTGGCGTGTGCGCGGTCGGGTGCGCAGGGGCCACCCAGACCCTTCCTGGGGCCCTTCGGCCCAACGCTCCACGGCAGGTCCGCACGCAGGCTTGGGACAAACGCAGTGGAGGGAGAGGAATTATGTCCGGCTCCCCACGCTCCGCCCGTATCGCCATCATCGGGGTCGGCAACGAGTTCCGCCACGACGACGGGGCGGCCTGGGCGGTGATCGCCCGGCTCCGGGAGCGGGCTGACGGCCGTCCCCTGCCCCCGGGAACGGTCCTGTCGGTGTGCGACGGAGATCCGGGGCGGCTGATCGAGCTGTGGGAGAACGCGGACCTGGCGGTGGTGCTGGACGCCGCGCACGCCCATCCCGGCCACCCGGGTCGGGTGCACCGGCTGGAGCTGGACGCAGCCGAGCTGGGGCGGCCGCGCACGACGGTTTCGCACGGGCTGGGCCTCGGTGAGGCCATCGAGCTGTCGCGGGCGCTGGGGCGCCTGCCCGGCCATCTCGTGGTGTACGCCGTCGAAGGGGCGGACACCTCGCTCGGCACGGGCCTGTCGGAGCCGGTTGCCGCGACGGTCGAAACACTCGTCGCACGGGTGGAGGACGAGATCGTCCGCCACCGGGACGCGGCAGCACGCGGCCCCCGCAACATTCACGGCGGAGGCCCGCCGTGACCGGCGAGCGCATCGCCAGGCGCGCAGAGGTCTTCGGCACGGTCCAAGGCGTGGGCTTCCGCCCGCAGGTGCACCGTCTGGCGACCGGCCTGGAGATGTGTCTGGGCATTCCCGGCCGGGTCCTTGACGTCCACGACTCCGGCGGACTGCGCCGAGGCCGGAGCATACGTTCGTCCATGTCGGATTCGCGATCAGGACTGTCGACGAGGCGGAGGCCGAGCGGACGCTCGGGGTGCTGCGCGCGATGGCGGACGTCGTCACCGGCGAGCTGGGCGAGCCGCTGCCACAGGCGCCCCGGGACCTACCGGACGCGCCCTGAGGGCCGGTCGGCCCCGTTCACTGGCCCGGCCGACCCCTGCGGCCGGCCGTACTCCCGTCTGAGTCTGGACGTGGATTCCCCACGAGGAAGGCACCGTCATGACGCAGATCCACAGCCCCGCGAGTACCGCCCGGCAGGTGCACGCGCTCCTGACGGACGGCACGACGGTACGGATACGGCAGGCGGAGCCGGCCGATCATGACGCCGTCCTGGCCCTGTACGAGGGCATGTCGGCGGAGAATCTGCGGCGACGCTTCTTCACGGTGAGCCACCTGTCCGCCGAACAGGCGGCCGACCGGCTCACCCGGCGCGACCGGTCCGGCTACCGCGCTCTGGTCGCGGAGAGCGGCGGGCAGTTCGTCGGACTCGCCGAGTACGAGGCCCTACCGGGATCGGCGACGGCCGAGATCGCACTCAGCGTCGCAGACGACTGGCACCACCGTGGCCTGGGCACCCTGCTGCTGGAGCATCTTGTAGAAGCCGCCCGCCAGGGGGGCATCACCGCCTTCGCGGCCGACGCACTGGCCGAGAACCACGAGATGCTGAAAGTGTTCGCCGACCTCGGCCTGCGTACGACCCGCCACTTCGACGGTCCCGAAGTGCGCTGCACGGTCCAACTCACCCTGGACGAACACTACTTGTCGGCGGTCGACAACCGGGCAAGCACCGCCGCCGTGGCCAGCCTGCAACCACTGCTGCGGCCCCGCACGGTCGCCGTCGTCGGCGCGGGCCGCAAGGCGGGCTCGGTCGGCCGGGCCGTGCTGCGCAATCTGCGGACCGGTGGTTTCGCCGGCCGTTTGGACGCGGTCAATCCGCAGGCGGACGCGATCGAGTGGGTGAGCTGCCACCACTCCGTGGCCGAGCTGTCCTTCCCGCCCGATCTCGCCGTTCTCGCCGTCCCCGCGGCCGCCGTACCGCAGGCCGCCGAGGACTGCGGAAAGCTTGGCACGAGGGCGCTGCTGGTGGTTTCCTCCGGCCTCGACGCCCACCAGGCGGCCGCGCTGCTCGCCACGTCCCGTGCGTACGGGATGCGGCTCGTCGGCCCCAACTGCCTCGGCCTGGCCAACACCGACCCGGATCTGCGGCTGAACGCCACCTTCGCCGCCGACCGCCCCCTGGCGGGCACGGCCGGAGTCGCCGTGCAGTCCGGTGGGGTGGGCATCGCGCTGCTCGACGGGCTGTCCCGGCTCGGCATCGGGGTGTCCACCTTCGTCTCGCTGGGCGACAAATACGACGTCAGCGGCAACGACATGCTGCAGTGGTGGGAGAGCGACGGGCAGACCGACCTCGCTGTGCTGCACCTTGAATCCTTCGGCAATCCGCGCTCATTCTCGCGAACAGCGCGGCGGGTGGCCCGCACGATGCCGATCCTTACCGTGGACGCCGGGCGCTCCGAGGCCGGTCGCCGGGCCGCCGCCTCCCACACCGCGGCGGCAGCCACGCGGACCATGACCCGGCAGGCCCTGTTCACCCAGGCCGGAATCATCGCGACCCGCACGATCGGCGAACTCCTCGACAGTGCGGCGCTGTTGCACTCCCAACCGCTGCCGTCCGGCTCCTCGGTCGCCATCGTCACCAACGCGGGCGGGGCAGGCGTACTGGCCGCCGACGCCTGCGCAGAGGCCGGGCTGAGGATTCCCGAGCTCGGCAGCGAGCTGGTCGCCGAGCTGCTGGCCGGGCTGCCCGAGGGGGCCGCCGCCACCAATCCCGTCGACGCCACCGCCGCCGTCACCGAGACGCAACTGCAGGAGTGCGTCGACCGGCTCGCGGCGCACGGGGCCGTGGACGCCGTGCTGGTGGTGCTGGTCCCCACCGCGGTCGCCGCGGCGACCGGCGACGATCTCGTCCGGGCCCTGTCCCCCGGCCCGGACCACCGTCGCTCCCGAACGGTCGCTGCGGTCCTTCCCGCCCAGGCGGCACGGGTCGAGCTGCTGCCCACCGCGGGCGGCGGATTCGTACCCGCCTACTCCGACGCGGCGGACGCAGCCCGCGCCCTGGCACACGCCGTGACGTATGCACGCTGGCGCGCCCGCCCGGAGGGCACGGTGCCCGAGCTCGCGGGCGTGGACACCGCGGCGGCGAAAGCAATGGCCGACGGCTTCCTCGCCGAACACCCCGACGGGGACTGGCTCGACCCCCGTGCGACGGCCGAACTCCTCGGCCACTACGGCATCCCGCAGATTCCATGGGAGTGGGCCGAGGACGAAGAGGCTGCCGTCGCCGCCGCGGCACGGCTGGCGGGACCTGACGGGCGGGTCGTGATGAAAGCCCACTGGCCTGGCCTGATCCACAAGAGCGAGCAGCGCGCCGTCCACCTCGATCTTCAAAATGCCTCGCAGGTGCGGGCTGCACACCGGGATCTGGTCACCCGATTCGGAGACCTGATGACCGGAGTGGTCGTCCAGCCGCTCGCCGAACGCGGCATCGAGCTCTTCGCCGGTGTCGTTCAGGACGAAGTCTTCGGCCCGCTGGTCCTGTTCGGCCTGGGCGGCACGGCGACCGAGCTCCTGGCCGATCACGCGGCCCGGCTCGCCCCGCTGACCGACCACGCCGTGCACGACCTCATCACCTCGCCGCGCTGCGCGCCGCTGCTCTTCGGCTACAGCGGCGGCGGTGCCGTCGACCTCGAAGGGCTGGAGCAACTGCTGCTGCGGCTGTCCCGGATGGCCTGCGATCTTCCCCAGCTC
This window contains:
- a CDS encoding hydrogenase maturation protease; this translates as MSGSPRSARIAIIGVGNEFRHDDGAAWAVIARLRERADGRPLPPGTVLSVCDGDPGRLIELWENADLAVVLDAAHAHPGHPGRVHRLELDAAELGRPRTTVSHGLGLGEAIELSRALGRLPGHLVVYAVEGADTSLGTGLSEPVAATVETLVARVEDEIVRHRDAAARGPRNIHGGGPP
- a CDS encoding bifunctional acetate--CoA ligase family protein/GNAT family N-acetyltransferase, producing MTQIHSPASTARQVHALLTDGTTVRIRQAEPADHDAVLALYEGMSAENLRRRFFTVSHLSAEQAADRLTRRDRSGYRALVAESGGQFVGLAEYEALPGSATAEIALSVADDWHHRGLGTLLLEHLVEAARQGGITAFAADALAENHEMLKVFADLGLRTTRHFDGPEVRCTVQLTLDEHYLSAVDNRASTAAVASLQPLLRPRTVAVVGAGRKAGSVGRAVLRNLRTGGFAGRLDAVNPQADAIEWVSCHHSVAELSFPPDLAVLAVPAAAVPQAAEDCGKLGTRALLVVSSGLDAHQAAALLATSRAYGMRLVGPNCLGLANTDPDLRLNATFAADRPLAGTAGVAVQSGGVGIALLDGLSRLGIGVSTFVSLGDKYDVSGNDMLQWWESDGQTDLAVLHLESFGNPRSFSRTARRVARTMPILTVDAGRSEAGRRAAASHTAAAATRTMTRQALFTQAGIIATRTIGELLDSAALLHSQPLPSGSSVAIVTNAGGAGVLAADACAEAGLRIPELGSELVAELLAGLPEGAAATNPVDATAAVTETQLQECVDRLAAHGAVDAVLVVLVPTAVAAATGDDLVRALSPGPDHRRSRTVAAVLPAQAARVELLPTAGGGFVPAYSDAADAARALAHAVTYARWRARPEGTVPELAGVDTAAAKAMADGFLAEHPDGDWLDPRATAELLGHYGIPQIPWEWAEDEEAAVAAAARLAGPDGRVVMKAHWPGLIHKSEQRAVHLDLQNASQVRAAHRDLVTRFGDLMTGVVVQPLAERGIELFAGVVQDEVFGPLVLFGLGGTATELLADHAARLAPLTDHAVHDLITSPRCAPLLFGYSGGGAVDLEGLEQLLLRLSRMACDLPQLAEADLNPVIARPGGITALDVRVRLVPRRARDPYLRRLR